The genome window AACGGCACTACCGTCGCGCCCACCAGCCCGGCGATGTCGCAAATCGGGCAAAGCTATCTGCCGGACGGCATTGGCTTCGGTTTCGGCGTTATCGGCCTTGGCCTTTTTATCGCCTGGCAGTGGCGGCTGCGGCTGCGGCGTCAGCAGATGGGGCTGGAGCAATCACCTGCCCGCAGCGCGGTGACGCGTCAGACGATTACCGCTCTGCTGGTGCTGGGCGCGATTTGGCTGCTGAATGACTATCGCGGCGTGCCTACGCCGGTGCTGCTTCTGGCATTGCTGATGCTGGCCGGGATGTTTATGGCGACCCGCACCGCTTTTGGTCGCCGTATTTATGCGATTGGCGGCAACCTTGATGCGGCCCGCCTTTCCGGCATCAACGTTGCGCGTAACAAAATGGCGGTTTTCGCGATTAACGGTCTGCTGGTAGCCGTGGCGGGATTGATCCTGAGTTCGCGCCTGGGCGCGGGTTCGCCTTCCGCCGGTAATATCGCAGAACTGGACGCTATCGCCGCCTGCGTTATCGGCGGCACCAGCCTGGCGGGCGGCATCGGCTCGGTAGCGGGCGCGGTGATGGGCGCGTTTATTATGGCCTCGCTGGACAACGGCATGAGCATGATGGATGTGCCGACGTTTTGGCAGTACATCGTTAAGGGTGCCATCCTGCTGTTAGCGGTATGGATGGACTCCGCGACCCGTCGGCGCGTGTAATCGTCGAAGCAGATCACAGGGCTCACCAATTTTTTTCTGCGGCTGGTTTCACTGTGGTAATCAGGATGCAGATTAAAAACCAGGAGTGATCATGTTTGAGAAACGTTTTCGCATCAGCCTGCTGTTTAATGCCAATAAAATCTATGACCGCCAGGTAGTGGAAGGTGTCGGTGAATATCTGCAAGCCTCGCAAACCGACTGGGATATTTTTATTGAGGAAGATTTTCGCTGCCGTATTGATAACATGCATGAGTGCCTCGGCGACGGCGTGATCGCGGACTATGACGATAAAGATATTGAGGCGCTGCTGCAGAATGTAGACGTGCCGATCGTGGGCGTGGGCGGCTCTTATCATCGGCCAGAAGATTACCCGCCCGTGCATTATATCGCGACCGATAACGCCGCGCTGGTAGAGAGCGCGTTTTTGCACCTGAAAGAAAAAGGCATTAACCGCTTTGCTTTTTATGGCCTGCCCGCCTCGTGTGGCAAACGCTGGGCGCAGGAGCGGGAATATGCCTTTCGGCGGCTGGTAGCGAAAGAGCGCTATCAGGGCGTGGTTTACCAGGGCATGGAGACCGCGCCGGCCTACTGGCAGCACGCGCAAAACCGGCTGGCCGACTGGCTGCAAACCCTGCCGCAGCAAACCGGTATTATCGCCGTTACCGATGCGCGTGCCCGCCATCTGTTGCAGGTATGCGAGCATCTGAAAATTCCGGTTCCGGAGAAACTGTGCGTGATCGGCATTGATAACGAAGAGCTGACGCGCTACCTGTCGCGCGTGGCGCTCTCCTCAGTGGCGCAGGGTACCCGACAGATGGGCTATCAGGCGGCCAAACTGTTGCATCGGCTGCTGGATCGGCAAACCTTACCGTTGCAACGCATTCTGGTGCCGCCGGTGAAGGTTATCGCCCGGCGCTCAACAGATTTTCGCTCGCTGCACGATCCGGCAGTGATTCAGGCGATGCACTATATCCGCTTTAACGCCTGTAAAGGGATCAAGGTTGAGCAGGTGCTGGATGCAGTAGGCATGTCGCGTTCCAACCTTGAAAAACGCTTTAAAGATGAAACCGGCGAGACCATTCACACCATCATCCACAGCGAGAAGCTGGAACGGGCACGGGCGCTGCTGGTCTCCTCTTCTGTGCCGATTAATGAGATTTCGCAGATGTGCGGTTACCCTTCACTGCAATATTTCTATTCGGTGTTTAAGAAAAGCTACGCCAGCACGCCAAAGGAATATCGGCAGCAAAATGCGGAGGTGATGAGCTAATGAAGGATATCAGCGCTACCGGATAATCTCGTCAACGCTCAAGACATGCGGAGCAGAGGTGCAGATCGCCAGAATAAGAGCATTGGCTATTATCATCTGGCTCACAAAATAGTGAGCGGGTGCCGTGCTGTCAATCTGCGCTATTTGCCATACGGTGCCCCCGGACTGCTTCAAAATAGCTTCTTTGCATGTCCAGATGCGCCAAAATGCAGTAAGTTGAGCAGATTCCGGTTCCGCCGCTATCAACTGGCGCTCGCCTGAGCTAAATACGGCCTCAGCGATACCACGCCAGTTTTCACGAGGACGAATAACTTCAATATCGCAGCCAACTTCACCTTCATCACTAATGATCAACGCAATATCATCGCCGCTATGGCTGATATTAAACCACAGAGGCATATTGGCATGAAAAGCAGGTTTGCCGTTGTCGCCGTAGATGATTTCAGGCAACGGCAGCGGGAAAAGCATGCGGCTAAGCAGTACGCGTCCGGCCAGCCAGGCCGCACGCGGCGGACCTGAGGGAGCTAACTGCCACAGGGCTGGTGGAAGCGGCTGCTGTTGCAAATCAGAAATCTTTCCCAGCGCAACCCGATGCATGTTTAAGCCCAGCGTTTGATAACAAGCGAAGTATTGATGCCGCCGAAAGCGAAGTTATTGCTTTGCAGGTATTCGCAATCAATCGAACGGGCTTCGCCCATAATGTAATCCAGGTTGCCGCATTGCTCGTCCGGCTGCGTCAAATTTATCGTTGGCGCAAACCAGCCCTCACGCATCATTTGCAGGCTCATCCATGCTTCCAGTGCGCCGCACGCGCCCAGCGTATGGCCGAAATAGCTTTTCAGTGAAGATACTGGCGTCCCGTTGCCGTAAATCATCGCTGTCGCCTGACTTTCGGCAACATCTCCTCGCTCCGTGGCCGTGCCATGAGCAGAAATATAACCAATCTCCTGTGGCGTTAATCCCGCCATACTCAACGATTGCTCCATGCATATCTGCATGGTTTCCCGCTGCGGCTGGGTAATATGCGCAGCATCGCAGTTGGTTGCGAACGCGACGATTTCACCATAAATCGTCGCGCCGCGTGCTTTGGCATGTTCAAGCTCTTCAAGGATTAACGTTCCGGCGCCTTCGCCGATAACCAGCCCATCGCGTTGCTGATCGAACGGCGACGGCGTGATTTCAGGCGTATCGTTGCGCTGGCTGGTAGCAAATAACGTATCGAATACCGCCGCCTCGGAGGGGCAAAGCTCTTCTGCGCCGCCCGCCACCATCACCGTTTGATAACCGTGGCGAATGGCTTCCCACGCGTAGCCGATCGCCTGGCTGCCGGAGGTGCAGGCGCTGGAAGTGGGGATCACCCGGCCACGCAGGCCAAAAAAGAGTCCGGTATTGACCGCCGTGGTGTGCGGCATCATCTGTACATAGGTGGTGCCGCTGATATTATTGGTGTGCTTCTCGGTAAGCATGGTGGCGAATTCGCTTACCGGGCCGGTACTGCCGGTGGATGAACCGTAAGCGATCCCCGTCTGGCCACTCACCAGTACCGGATCGTCGATTAGCCCGGCCTGTTCCAGCGCCAGTTCGGTAGCACGGGTGGAAAGCAACGAAACCCGGCCCATCGCCCGGATACGCTTGCGCGTATAGTGATCGGGCAAGCTGAAATCATCAATCGGCGCACCCAGCAGCGTATGCAGACCGTCATAAATCTGCCACTCCGGCATTTTACGTACCGCATTTTTATAAGCCAGCAGACGGCGGGAGACTTCCTGCCAGGTTTCACCAAAGGCGGTAACACCACCCATACCGGTAATGACTACGCGGCGAATCATAGCATCCCTCCGTTAACGGAAATAACCTGGCGGGTAATATATCCTGCAATATCAGACATTAAATAACTGGCCAGTCCGGCAACCTCATCCGCCTGCCCCATGCGTTTCATTGGAATAAGCGCCATCGCCTCTTTCAATGCGGTCTCTTCCATTTCGATCATACCGGTATCAATCAGCCCCGGAGCGATACAGTTAACGGTAATTTTGCGCTTTGCCAGTTCAATCGCCAGCGCTTTCGTTGCGCCGATAATACCTGCCTTTGCTGCGCTGTAGTTTACCTGCCCGCGGTTGCCCATTACGCCTGAAACCGAAGAAAGCGTAATAATGCGTCCCCCTTTCCGCGCACTAACCATTGGCATAGTGCAGGGATGAATGACGTTATAAAAGCTATCAAGGTTGGTGTGAATGACATCGTCCCAGTCGTTTTCACTGAGTGCCGGAAATGCGCCGTCCCGCGCGATACCGGCATTGTTTATCACGCCATACCAGGCACCATGCGTAGCGATCTCCTGCTCAAGCACCTCACGGCACTGTTGGCGGTTGCCGACGTCAAAACAGAGCAAACGCCCCTGACCACCGGCCTGCTCGATCGCCTTCAGCGTCTCCCTGGCCCCCGCTTCATCGCGATGATAATGCACACCAACAATGAAACCATCTGCGGCAAGCTGGCAAGCGATGGCACGACCGATGCCTTTACTGGCACCGGTGACCAGTACTGAACGACTCATTTTCTATTCCCCTGATTAAAAAGCGAACTCAACTCTTCTGCCGTGGGCTGAAAAGTATTTACGCGACCCGTCGCCACTGTCTCTTTATCAATGCGAATCGTGCAGTCGAAACTACCGAAACGTTCATCCTGCATAAGCAAGCTGACGTCAATATCCAGCGTGGCGCCGCCGGGAAAATGTCCCGCGGCGCAAATCAGCTCACGGGCGCCCAGCACCATGCCCAGCGCGATGCTTTGCTGACCGTTTCGCTGCCGCTGCCAGCCGGACCAGACGCCCACGGTTTGTGCCATCAACTCCAGCGCATACCAGCCGGGTAGATTGCTCTGGGCATCCAGGAAAGGCTGCAGCACGCCGTCGCTGCTCACCACTGCCCGACAGTGGGCAGTATTGTCCGTCACGCCAACAACCTCTTCCAACAACAGCATCGGCGCATCGTGCGGCAGATACGCTACCGGCGGCAGATAGTGATTCATACACATCTCCCCAGCAAAATGCTGGCATTATTACCGCCAAAGGCAAAAGAATTTGACAGGATAACCGGACGCTCCAACGGCTGCGGCTGCCGCAGAATAGCGCAGGCGGGCAGGGTCGGATCGATGGGCGACACGCTAAAATCCTGCGGCGGCAACGGCAGGTTTTGTTGCAAAATCAGTGCGCTGATAGCCGCCTCAGTAATGCCCGCCGCGCCTAATGTATGGCCGGTCAGATGTTTTGTGGAGCTGCAAGGCACCCTTTCACCGAACAGATCATGCACAACTTTCGATTCAATCTGATCGTTAAGCGCGGTAGCCGTACCGTGCAGATTGATGTACCCCACTTCATCAGGCTGCAGGTTGGCATCCGTCAGCGCCTGACGAATAGCGCGGATGGCGCCTGCGCCTTCCGGGTGCGGTGCGGAGATATGCCAGGCATCACTTGATTCACCGACGCCAAGCAGTGCAATCGGCTGCGGCTCACGCGTCAGCAGCATCAGAGCAGCGCCTTCGCCGATGGTAATGCCGCAACGGTCACGACCAAACGGCTGGCACAAATCAGGCGATAGTGATTCCAGGCTATGAAAGCCGCCGATCGGCATACGGCTCAGCGTATCCGCCCCGCCAACAAGAGCCACATCCGCCAGACCAGCCTCGATCAGACGCCGACCGCTGATGATGGCGCGGGCACTGGATGAACAGGCGGTAGAAAGTGTGAAAGCAGGGCCTTCCAACTCCAGCCAGTTTCTGAGAAAACGTGAGGGATCGCCCAATTCCTGCTGCGGATACTGCCAGTTCAGGCTTGCCTCGTTGTTGAGCGTCAGACGAACATGTTCGTCACCTTCATTCAATCCGGAGGTGCTGGTGCCCATGACCACGGCGACGCGATCGCGACCATACTGCGCAATAGCGTTATCCAACTGCGGCTGAATTTGCGCCAGCGCTGCCAGCAACAGCTGATTATTGCGGCTGCGGTGCGCAGAGAACGCCTCAGGGATAGCCGGTAATTCGCCGTCCACCCCGCCCAATACAGCCTCAGGATGATGACGTAACCAGCCAGCCCGAACACGCATGCCGGGGGCGACGCCACGTACCAGATTGGCGGCGATCTCGGCGCTATTATTCCCCAGCGCATTAAGCATGCCGAAGGCTGAAATATAAATCATATCAGTCACCCAGATATTGAATGGTGATGTGGTATTTAAAGACGTATTGCTCAATGCTGATGGGCACACGCTCGCCTTTCCGCTGCAGATAAATGATCGCTGTGATCAGCTTACCGTTGGTATTACGCAGTTCACGCCTGTCACCTTTGTCGCTCAGCGTCCAGCCCGTGGGCAATTGCTGACGCCAGACGGCGATCGGCCAATGGCTCAGCATAACGTCGGCCAATACCTGGCTGGCCGGAGGAAGCTGCGGCACGATAATCGACTGCTCGGTATGCAATCCTGTTT of Pantoea alhagi contains these proteins:
- the xylR gene encoding D-xylose utilization transcriptional activator XylR (D-xylose enhances binding of XylR to the xyl promoter and activates transcription.) gives rise to the protein MFEKRFRISLLFNANKIYDRQVVEGVGEYLQASQTDWDIFIEEDFRCRIDNMHECLGDGVIADYDDKDIEALLQNVDVPIVGVGGSYHRPEDYPPVHYIATDNAALVESAFLHLKEKGINRFAFYGLPASCGKRWAQEREYAFRRLVAKERYQGVVYQGMETAPAYWQHAQNRLADWLQTLPQQTGIIAVTDARARHLLQVCEHLKIPVPEKLCVIGIDNEELTRYLSRVALSSVAQGTRQMGYQAAKLLHRLLDRQTLPLQRILVPPVKVIARRSTDFRSLHDPAVIQAMHYIRFNACKGIKVEQVLDAVGMSRSNLEKRFKDETGETIHTIIHSEKLERARALLVSSSVPINEISQMCGYPSLQYFYSVFKKSYASTPKEYRQQNAEVMS
- a CDS encoding beta-ketoacyl-[acyl-carrier-protein] synthase family protein; amino-acid sequence: MIYISAFGMLNALGNNSAEIAANLVRGVAPGMRVRAGWLRHHPEAVLGGVDGELPAIPEAFSAHRSRNNQLLLAALAQIQPQLDNAIAQYGRDRVAVVMGTSTSGLNEGDEHVRLTLNNEASLNWQYPQQELGDPSRFLRNWLELEGPAFTLSTACSSSARAIISGRRLIEAGLADVALVGGADTLSRMPIGGFHSLESLSPDLCQPFGRDRCGITIGEGAALMLLTREPQPIALLGVGESSDAWHISAPHPEGAGAIRAIRQALTDANLQPDEVGYINLHGTATALNDQIESKVVHDLFGERVPCSSTKHLTGHTLGAAGITEAAISALILQQNLPLPPQDFSVSPIDPTLPACAILRQPQPLERPVILSNSFAFGGNNASILLGRCV
- a CDS encoding 3-ketoacyl-ACP reductase FabG2; this translates as MSRSVLVTGASKGIGRAIACQLAADGFIVGVHYHRDEAGARETLKAIEQAGGQGRLLCFDVGNRQQCREVLEQEIATHGAWYGVINNAGIARDGAFPALSENDWDDVIHTNLDSFYNVIHPCTMPMVSARKGGRIITLSSVSGVMGNRGQVNYSAAKAGIIGATKALAIELAKRKITVNCIAPGLIDTGMIEMEETALKEAMALIPMKRMGQADEVAGLASYLMSDIAGYITRQVISVNGGML
- the xylH gene encoding xylose ABC transporter permease XylH, which encodes MLKTNTAMLPASGGGAPGKLRLLNLQVLVMLAAIIVIMLFFTWMTDGAYLSARNVSNLLRQTAITGILAVGMVFVIISAEIDLSVGSMMGLLGGAAAIFDVWLGWPLPLTIVVTLALGLLLGAWNGWWVAYRKVPSFIVTLAGMLAFRGVLVGITNGTTVAPTSPAMSQIGQSYLPDGIGFGFGVIGLGLFIAWQWRLRLRRQQMGLEQSPARSAVTRQTITALLVLGAIWLLNDYRGVPTPVLLLALLMLAGMFMATRTAFGRRIYAIGGNLDAARLSGINVARNKMAVFAINGLLVAVAGLILSSRLGAGSPSAGNIAELDAIAACVIGGTSLAGGIGSVAGAVMGAFIMASLDNGMSMMDVPTFWQYIVKGAILLLAVWMDSATRRRV
- a CDS encoding beta-ketoacyl-ACP synthase, which translates into the protein MIRRVVITGMGGVTAFGETWQEVSRRLLAYKNAVRKMPEWQIYDGLHTLLGAPIDDFSLPDHYTRKRIRAMGRVSLLSTRATELALEQAGLIDDPVLVSGQTGIAYGSSTGSTGPVSEFATMLTEKHTNNISGTTYVQMMPHTTAVNTGLFFGLRGRVIPTSSACTSGSQAIGYAWEAIRHGYQTVMVAGGAEELCPSEAAVFDTLFATSQRNDTPEITPSPFDQQRDGLVIGEGAGTLILEELEHAKARGATIYGEIVAFATNCDAAHITQPQRETMQICMEQSLSMAGLTPQEIGYISAHGTATERGDVAESQATAMIYGNGTPVSSLKSYFGHTLGACGALEAWMSLQMMREGWFAPTINLTQPDEQCGNLDYIMGEARSIDCEYLQSNNFAFGGINTSLVIKRWA
- the acpT gene encoding 4'-phosphopantetheinyl transferase AcpT; translation: MHRVALGKISDLQQQPLPPALWQLAPSGPPRAAWLAGRVLLSRMLFPLPLPEIIYGDNGKPAFHANMPLWFNISHSGDDIALIISDEGEVGCDIEVIRPRENWRGIAEAVFSSGERQLIAAEPESAQLTAFWRIWTCKEAILKQSGGTVWQIAQIDSTAPAHYFVSQMIIANALILAICTSAPHVLSVDEIIR
- a CDS encoding 3-hydroxy-fatty acyl-ACP dehydratase translates to MNHYLPPVAYLPHDAPMLLLEEVVGVTDNTAHCRAVVSSDGVLQPFLDAQSNLPGWYALELMAQTVGVWSGWQRQRNGQQSIALGMVLGARELICAAGHFPGGATLDIDVSLLMQDERFGSFDCTIRIDKETVATGRVNTFQPTAEELSSLFNQGNRK